The proteins below come from a single Papaver somniferum cultivar HN1 chromosome 11, ASM357369v1, whole genome shotgun sequence genomic window:
- the LOC113320185 gene encoding GATA transcription factor 2-like isoform X2 — MDFYRNMSVVTGGGGGENGGFPSSDFQPEQFVVSPSSTTYSSKLGVVSSSSCCSVDDLFSTQNMEAGDVNIEWLSNLVEDCLSNTGNCINQPLPTNDHQPLNVKKHYSSVSLADNQHHSTAPTAPSLQNFLSIPTGNSTTKRRRTAKLPRKPFSSNSSIRSSTSGKINSRNSSWSSHHQGAKDPQNQNPNHHHVVMTSEYMTPLLVHQAYWLADSELINVPQNESTNNNSTSTTTFTTTTTTIDEDDEQEEIMMKMEEEEEEEEEEEEEEEEEEEEEEEEGRRKDSLGNLGQPRRCTHCLSQRTPQWRAGPLGPKTLCNACGVRFKSGRLLPEYRPAKSPTFVSYKHSNSHKKVLEMRMSILPSSIHSE, encoded by the exons ATGGATTTCTATAGGAATATGTCAGTAGTtacaggtggtggtggtggtgaaaatGGCGGGTTTCCATCTTCAGACTTCCAACCAGAACAGTTTGTTGTTTCTCCATCCTCAACTACTTACTCTTCTAAGCTTGGGGTTGTCTCATCTTCTTCATGTTGTTCTGTTGATGACCTTTTCTCCACTCAAAATATG GAAGCAGGTGATGTAAACATAGAATGGCTATCAAACTTAGTTGAAGATTGTTTATCCAACACTGGGAATTGCATTAATCAGCCTTTACCAACAAATGACCACCAGCCATTGAATGTCAAAAAACATTACTCGTCAGTATCATTAGCAGATAATCAACATCATTCAACAGCACCAACAGCCCCATCTCTACAAAATTTTCTGAGTATTCCAACTGGAAATTCCACaaccaaaagaagaagaaccGCCAAATTACCAAGAAAGCCATTCAGCAGCAATAGTAGTATTAGAAGTAGCACTAGTGGTAAGATTAATAGTAGAAATAGTAGTTGGTCATCTCATCATCAAGGAGCAAAAGACCCACAAAACCAGAACCCTAACCACCACCATGTGGTTATGACTTCAGAGTACATGACTCCACTACTAGTACACCAAGCTTATTGGTTAGCTGATAGTGAACTCATTAATGTACCCCAAAATGAGAGCACCAATAATAATAGCACTAGTACTACTACTTTCACTACAACCACAACCActattgatgaagatgatgagcaaGAAGAAATTATGAtgaaaatggaagaagaagaagaagaagaagaagaagaagaagaagaagaagaagaagaagaagaagaagaagaggaggagggtAGAAGGAAGGACAGCTTGGGAAATCTAGGACAACCAAGGAGATGTACACATTGTCTTTCACAAAGGACCCCACAGTGGAGAGCAGGACCATTGGGTCCAAAAACACTGTGTAATGCATGTGGAGTTAGGTTTAAGTCAGGGAGGTTGTTGCCGGAGTATAGACCAGCTAAAAGTCCTACTTTTGTGAGCTATAAGCATTCCAATTCTCATAAGAAAGTTCTGGAGATGAGAATGTCcattcttccttcttctattcATTCTGAATAA
- the LOC113320185 gene encoding GATA transcription factor 2-like isoform X1 — MDFYRNMSVVTGGGGGENGGFPSSDFQPEQFVVSPSSTTYSSKLGVVSSSSCCSVDDLFSTQNMEQEAGDVNIEWLSNLVEDCLSNTGNCINQPLPTNDHQPLNVKKHYSSVSLADNQHHSTAPTAPSLQNFLSIPTGNSTTKRRRTAKLPRKPFSSNSSIRSSTSGKINSRNSSWSSHHQGAKDPQNQNPNHHHVVMTSEYMTPLLVHQAYWLADSELINVPQNESTNNNSTSTTTFTTTTTTIDEDDEQEEIMMKMEEEEEEEEEEEEEEEEEEEEEEEEGRRKDSLGNLGQPRRCTHCLSQRTPQWRAGPLGPKTLCNACGVRFKSGRLLPEYRPAKSPTFVSYKHSNSHKKVLEMRMSILPSSIHSE; from the exons ATGGATTTCTATAGGAATATGTCAGTAGTtacaggtggtggtggtggtgaaaatGGCGGGTTTCCATCTTCAGACTTCCAACCAGAACAGTTTGTTGTTTCTCCATCCTCAACTACTTACTCTTCTAAGCTTGGGGTTGTCTCATCTTCTTCATGTTGTTCTGTTGATGACCTTTTCTCCACTCAAAATATG GAGCAGGAAGCAGGTGATGTAAACATAGAATGGCTATCAAACTTAGTTGAAGATTGTTTATCCAACACTGGGAATTGCATTAATCAGCCTTTACCAACAAATGACCACCAGCCATTGAATGTCAAAAAACATTACTCGTCAGTATCATTAGCAGATAATCAACATCATTCAACAGCACCAACAGCCCCATCTCTACAAAATTTTCTGAGTATTCCAACTGGAAATTCCACaaccaaaagaagaagaaccGCCAAATTACCAAGAAAGCCATTCAGCAGCAATAGTAGTATTAGAAGTAGCACTAGTGGTAAGATTAATAGTAGAAATAGTAGTTGGTCATCTCATCATCAAGGAGCAAAAGACCCACAAAACCAGAACCCTAACCACCACCATGTGGTTATGACTTCAGAGTACATGACTCCACTACTAGTACACCAAGCTTATTGGTTAGCTGATAGTGAACTCATTAATGTACCCCAAAATGAGAGCACCAATAATAATAGCACTAGTACTACTACTTTCACTACAACCACAACCActattgatgaagatgatgagcaaGAAGAAATTATGAtgaaaatggaagaagaagaagaagaagaagaagaagaagaagaagaagaagaagaagaagaagaagaagaagaggaggagggtAGAAGGAAGGACAGCTTGGGAAATCTAGGACAACCAAGGAGATGTACACATTGTCTTTCACAAAGGACCCCACAGTGGAGAGCAGGACCATTGGGTCCAAAAACACTGTGTAATGCATGTGGAGTTAGGTTTAAGTCAGGGAGGTTGTTGCCGGAGTATAGACCAGCTAAAAGTCCTACTTTTGTGAGCTATAAGCATTCCAATTCTCATAAGAAAGTTCTGGAGATGAGAATGTCcattcttccttcttctattcATTCTGAATAA